From a single Silene latifolia isolate original U9 population chromosome 6, ASM4854445v1, whole genome shotgun sequence genomic region:
- the LOC141587840 gene encoding E2F transcription factor-like E2FE: MLQFQVLDLDDDVASNPGTGSQSEAPTHSGASKLDNRREKSLGLLTQNFVKLFLGSEAELISLEEAAKCLLGDGLNAQVMRTKVRRL, encoded by the exons ATGTTACAGTTTCAGGTTTTAGACCTTGATGATGATGTAGCTTCTAACCCTGGTACCGGAAGCCAATCGGAGGCACCAACACATAGTGGTGCTTCTAAGCTTG ATAACAGAAGGGAAAAGTCATTGGGGCTTCTAACACAAAACTTTGTGAAGCTCTTCCTTGGTTCTGAG GCTGAGCTGATCTCTCTGGAGGAAGCTGCAAAGTGCTTGCTTGGAGATGGTCTTAATGCACAAGTGATGCGAA CTAAAGTGAGACGATTGTAA